The Streptomyces phaeolivaceus genome has a window encoding:
- the cbiE gene encoding precorrin-6y C5,15-methyltransferase (decarboxylating) subunit CbiE, with product MTPAPPGPPYAVTVVGLGADGWRGVPDASRAVLRDAEVLIGGPRQLDLLPPECTGERITWPSPLRPAVPALLAAHTGRRIAVLASGDPMFYGIGRALAEEAGDRLRVLPHPSSVSYAAARLGWPLEDTEVVTLVGRPTARLAAALHEGRRLLVLGADAGTPAEVAALLRDRGFGPSRLRVLEQLGGDRERTTDPTTADDWAARTDPPGDPLNIVAVDCRRAPDTLRLGAVPGLPDEAYEHDGQLTKRYVRAATLAALAPAPGELLWDIGGGSGSIAVEWMRTHPSCRAITVERDPVRAARITRNADRLGVPGLRVVTGAAPAALAELTEPPPPDAVFIGGGLTVPGLLDSCWHALPVGGRLVANTVTLESEAVLADAHRRHGGELIRLAVARAVPVGGFTGWRQAMPVTQWAVRKTTGDTFHVGDPFDTASGAEK from the coding sequence GTGACCCCCGCACCACCAGGACCGCCGTACGCCGTCACCGTCGTCGGGCTCGGCGCCGACGGCTGGCGAGGCGTCCCCGACGCCTCCCGCGCGGTCCTGCGCGACGCCGAGGTCCTCATCGGCGGTCCCCGGCAGCTCGACCTGCTGCCCCCGGAGTGCACGGGCGAGCGGATCACCTGGCCCTCGCCCCTGCGCCCCGCCGTCCCCGCCCTCCTCGCCGCGCACACCGGCCGCCGCATCGCCGTCCTGGCCAGCGGCGACCCCATGTTCTACGGCATCGGCCGCGCCCTCGCCGAGGAGGCCGGCGACCGGCTGCGCGTCCTGCCGCACCCCTCCTCCGTCTCCTACGCCGCCGCCCGCCTCGGCTGGCCGCTGGAGGACACCGAGGTCGTCACCCTCGTCGGCAGACCCACCGCCCGCCTCGCCGCCGCCCTGCACGAAGGCCGACGGCTCCTCGTCCTCGGCGCGGACGCCGGTACGCCCGCCGAGGTCGCCGCCCTGCTCCGGGACCGGGGCTTCGGACCGAGCCGACTGCGCGTCCTGGAACAGCTCGGCGGCGACCGCGAACGGACCACCGACCCGACCACCGCCGACGACTGGGCCGCGCGGACGGACCCGCCCGGCGACCCCCTCAACATCGTCGCCGTCGACTGCCGACGGGCCCCCGACACCCTGCGGCTCGGCGCCGTCCCCGGCCTGCCCGACGAGGCGTACGAACACGACGGACAGCTCACCAAGCGGTACGTCCGCGCCGCCACCCTGGCCGCGCTCGCCCCCGCCCCCGGCGAACTGCTGTGGGACATCGGCGGCGGCTCGGGCTCGATCGCCGTCGAATGGATGCGCACCCACCCCTCCTGCCGGGCGATCACCGTCGAACGCGACCCCGTGCGCGCCGCACGCATCACCCGCAACGCCGACCGGCTCGGCGTCCCCGGCCTACGGGTCGTCACCGGGGCCGCGCCCGCAGCCCTGGCCGAGCTCACCGAACCGCCGCCGCCGGACGCCGTGTTCATCGGCGGCGGCCTCACCGTGCCGGGCCTGCTCGACAGTTGCTGGCATGCGCTACCGGTCGGCGGCCGGCTGGTCGCCAACACCGTGACACTGGAGTCCGAGGCGGTGCTCGCCGACGCCCACCGCCGCCACGGCGGCGAACTGATCCGGCTCGCGGTCGCGCGGGCCGTGCCCGTGGGCGGCTTCACCGGGTGGCGACAGGCGATGCCGGTGACCCAGTGGGCCGTACGGAAAACCACCGGCGACACCTTCCATGTCGGCGACCCCTTCGACACCGCTTCGGGAGCAGAGAAATGA
- the cobM gene encoding precorrin-4 C(11)-methyltransferase: MTVYFIGAGPGAADLITVRGARTLAACQVCLYAGSLVPRELLAECPPDARLVDTAQLDLDRITAELVRAHEEGHDVARLHSGDPSVFSAVAEQMRRLDAAGVPYEVVPGVPAFAAAAAALKRELTVPTVGQTVILTRIAQQATAMPDGEDLATLGRSGALIVLHLAARYVDRVVEELLPHYGADCPAAVVAYASRPEEAILRGTLDEIAGQVKAAGVLRTAVIMVGRTLGARQFRDSHLYSPERERHGC; encoded by the coding sequence ATGACCGTGTACTTCATCGGCGCCGGCCCCGGCGCCGCCGACCTGATCACGGTCCGTGGCGCCCGTACGCTCGCCGCCTGCCAGGTCTGCCTGTACGCCGGCAGCCTCGTCCCCCGCGAACTCCTCGCCGAATGCCCGCCGGACGCGCGGCTGGTGGACACCGCCCAGCTCGACCTGGACCGGATCACCGCCGAACTGGTCCGCGCGCACGAGGAGGGCCACGACGTGGCCCGGCTGCACTCCGGGGACCCGTCCGTGTTCAGCGCGGTCGCCGAGCAGATGCGGCGGCTGGACGCGGCGGGAGTGCCGTACGAGGTGGTGCCGGGGGTGCCCGCGTTCGCGGCGGCGGCTGCCGCGCTGAAGCGGGAGCTGACCGTGCCGACGGTCGGGCAGACCGTCATCCTCACACGCATCGCCCAGCAGGCCACGGCCATGCCGGACGGCGAGGATCTGGCCACGCTCGGCCGCAGCGGGGCGCTGATCGTGCTGCACCTCGCCGCGCGGTACGTCGACCGGGTCGTCGAGGAACTCCTCCCGCACTACGGCGCCGACTGCCCCGCCGCGGTCGTCGCGTACGCGTCCCGGCCCGAGGAGGCCATCCTCCGGGGGACGTTGGACGAGATCGCCGGGCAGGTGAAGGCGGCGGGTGTGCTGCGCACGGCGGTCATCATGGTCGGCCGCACGCTCGGTGCGCGGCAGTTCCGGGACAGCCACCTGTACTCGCCTGAGCGGGAGCGGCATGGCTGCTGA
- a CDS encoding FecCD family ABC transporter permease → MRRSPSRIPLPPLVLGLTLLLLLSLVGGTGLGAAGIAWPDVLGFLWAGLTGGTVHAADAASYTIVWEIRLPRVVLGAIVGAGLAAVGVAVQAIVRNALGDPFVLGISSGAAVGANAVILLGAFAGLGVWALSASAFLSALAAMALVYAVARSPHGLSPLRLVLTGTALAYGFEAVTTVMVFGAARGEAARSALMWLLGSLGGATWAQVPLVAVTVVAGWAWLRRRAESLNALAMGDETSAALGVRPERLRRELFLVTAAVTGTVVAVSGAIGFVGLMVPHVVRMLVGADHRRVLAVAPLVGAVLLVWADVLSRLLLAPAELPVGVITAVVGVPAFLVLMRRGGYAFGGR, encoded by the coding sequence GTGCGCCGCAGCCCCAGCCGCATACCCCTGCCCCCACTCGTCCTCGGCCTCACCCTGCTCCTGCTGCTGTCGCTCGTCGGCGGCACCGGCCTGGGCGCCGCCGGGATCGCCTGGCCGGACGTCCTCGGCTTCCTGTGGGCCGGCCTCACCGGCGGCACCGTGCACGCCGCCGACGCCGCCTCGTACACCATCGTCTGGGAGATCCGGCTGCCCCGCGTCGTGCTCGGCGCGATCGTCGGCGCCGGGCTCGCGGCCGTCGGCGTGGCCGTCCAGGCGATCGTGCGGAACGCGCTCGGCGACCCCTTCGTCCTCGGTATCTCCTCGGGCGCCGCCGTGGGCGCGAACGCGGTCATCCTGCTCGGCGCGTTCGCCGGACTCGGCGTCTGGGCGCTGTCCGCGTCCGCGTTCCTCTCGGCCCTCGCCGCCATGGCCCTGGTGTACGCCGTGGCCCGCTCACCCCACGGACTGTCCCCGCTGCGGCTGGTCCTCACCGGTACGGCACTGGCGTACGGCTTCGAGGCGGTCACCACGGTCATGGTGTTCGGCGCGGCCCGGGGCGAGGCGGCCCGGTCGGCGCTGATGTGGCTGCTCGGGAGCCTCGGCGGAGCCACCTGGGCGCAGGTACCGCTGGTCGCCGTGACCGTCGTCGCGGGCTGGGCCTGGCTGCGGCGGCGGGCCGAGTCGCTCAACGCCCTCGCCATGGGCGACGAGACCTCGGCCGCGCTCGGCGTCCGACCGGAGCGCCTGCGCCGGGAGCTGTTCCTCGTCACCGCCGCCGTGACCGGGACGGTCGTCGCGGTCAGCGGGGCCATCGGGTTCGTCGGGCTGATGGTGCCGCACGTCGTCCGGATGCTGGTCGGCGCCGACCACCGCCGGGTGCTCGCGGTCGCCCCGCTGGTCGGCGCCGTCCTGCTGGTCTGGGCGGACGTCCTGTCCCGGCTGCTGCTCGCCCCCGCCGAACTGCCCGTCGGAGTCATCACCGCCGTGGTGGGCGTGCCCGCCTTCCTCGTGCTGATGCGGCGCGGCGGCTACGCGTTCGGAGGCCGCTGA
- a CDS encoding ABC transporter ATP-binding protein — MRLDIDAVTIETAGARLVDDIRLTAASGAFVGLVGPNGSGKSTLLRCVYRALRPAAGTVRLDGEDAHAMPSRAAARLLAALPQESSAEFDFTVAEVVAMGRLPHRERTAASDAEICARAMARTGVEHLADRGFLALSGGEKQRVLLARALAQQPKVLVLDEPTNHLDIAHQLDVLSLVRDSGVTVLAALHDLNLAAAHCDVLYVIAGGRIVASGPPHDVLHPDLLAEVFGVRAHPVRHPETGAVQLLFDLLPPTTL; from the coding sequence ATGCGACTCGACATCGACGCGGTGACGATCGAGACCGCCGGGGCCCGACTCGTCGACGACATCCGGCTCACCGCCGCCAGCGGGGCGTTCGTCGGGCTCGTCGGCCCCAACGGCAGCGGCAAGTCGACCCTGCTGCGCTGTGTGTACCGGGCGCTGCGCCCGGCCGCCGGCACCGTGCGGCTGGACGGGGAGGACGCGCACGCCATGCCGTCCCGGGCCGCCGCCCGGCTGCTGGCCGCGCTGCCGCAGGAGTCGTCCGCCGAGTTCGACTTCACCGTCGCCGAGGTGGTCGCCATGGGACGGCTGCCGCACCGGGAGCGTACGGCCGCCTCCGACGCGGAGATCTGCGCGCGGGCCATGGCCCGCACCGGCGTGGAGCATCTCGCCGACCGGGGGTTCCTGGCGCTGTCCGGCGGCGAGAAGCAGCGCGTCCTGCTCGCCCGCGCCCTCGCCCAGCAGCCGAAGGTGCTCGTCCTCGACGAACCCACCAACCACCTCGACATCGCCCACCAGTTGGATGTGCTGTCCCTGGTCCGCGACAGCGGGGTGACGGTGCTGGCCGCCCTGCACGACCTCAACCTCGCCGCCGCGCACTGCGACGTCCTGTACGTGATCGCGGGCGGCCGGATCGTCGCCTCGGGCCCGCCCCACGACGTCCTCCACCCCGATCTGCTGGCCGAGGTGTTCGGGGTCCGCGCCCATCCCGTACGGCACCCGGAGACCGGCGCCGTCCAACTCCTGTTCGACCTGCTCCCGCCCACCACCCTCTGA
- a CDS encoding ABC transporter substrate-binding protein — MRKLLAAALCLAATVTATGCGANVESAKDAKSTSGSAEKAVTLTNCGQKITFDKAPERVVTNDVGITELMFALGLEDRMAGFAMPDDKGDLSGVPWKDGYDKVKWLSKDQLTKENVLDANADLVFAGWNYGFREDAGFTPDALKKLGVPSYILTESCRNGRSETSRGIMPPLDALYTDLTNLGKLFGVEKRAATLIADFRKQIADVRSEAPAKSPRVFLYDSGQDQPFTSGRFAAPEQIITEAGGVNVMHDVEDSWTTVGWESVVQRDPDVIVICDYGDVTAEQKKKFLLSYAPLRGVSAIKNKRIFVLDYVDLVESPRNPSAIARLGTYLKTVSES; from the coding sequence ATGCGCAAGCTGCTCGCCGCCGCCCTCTGCCTCGCCGCGACCGTCACCGCCACCGGATGCGGCGCGAACGTCGAATCGGCGAAGGACGCCAAGTCCACGTCCGGCTCCGCCGAGAAGGCGGTCACCCTCACCAACTGCGGTCAGAAGATCACCTTCGACAAGGCCCCCGAACGCGTCGTCACCAACGACGTCGGCATCACCGAGCTGATGTTTGCGCTCGGCCTGGAGGACCGTATGGCCGGGTTCGCCATGCCCGACGACAAGGGCGATCTGAGCGGGGTGCCCTGGAAGGACGGCTACGACAAGGTCAAGTGGCTGTCCAAGGACCAGCTCACCAAGGAGAACGTCCTCGACGCCAACGCCGACCTCGTCTTCGCCGGCTGGAACTACGGCTTCCGCGAGGACGCCGGCTTCACCCCCGACGCCCTGAAGAAGCTCGGCGTCCCCTCGTACATCCTCACCGAGTCCTGCCGCAACGGCCGTAGCGAGACCTCGCGCGGCATCATGCCGCCCCTGGACGCGCTGTACACCGACCTCACCAACCTCGGAAAGCTGTTCGGCGTCGAGAAGCGGGCGGCCACCCTGATCGCCGACTTCAGGAAGCAGATCGCCGACGTCAGGAGCGAGGCGCCCGCCAAGAGCCCCAGGGTCTTCCTCTACGACAGCGGCCAGGACCAGCCCTTCACCTCGGGTCGCTTCGCCGCGCCCGAGCAGATCATCACCGAGGCCGGTGGCGTCAACGTCATGCACGACGTCGAGGACTCCTGGACCACCGTCGGCTGGGAGAGCGTCGTCCAGCGGGACCCCGATGTCATCGTGATCTGCGACTACGGGGACGTCACCGCCGAGCAGAAGAAGAAGTTCCTGCTCTCCTACGCCCCGCTGCGGGGCGTCTCCGCGATCAAGAACAAGCGGATCTTCGTCCTCGACTACGTCGACCTGGTCGAGAGCCCCCGCAACCCCTCGGCCATCGCCCGCCTCGGCACCTACCTGAAGACCGTCTCGGAGAGCTAG
- a CDS encoding cobalt-precorrin-5B (C(1))-methyltransferase has protein sequence MSGTAKDGGEPKDGGEPKDGGGAQGAGEAKGGRAAQLKHTGLRHGWTTGACATAATTAAYTALLTGEFPDPVTITLPKGQTPSFALAAEKLTAESAMAGIVKDAGDDPDVTHGALVRSTVRRLPAGAGVVFRAGPGVGTITRPGLPLPVGEPAVNPVPRQMMRDHVAEVAARHGGTGDVEITLSVDHGEEIARSTWNPRLGILGGLSILGTTGIVVPYSCSAWIDSIRRGVDVARAAGRTHLAGCTGSTSEKTVVAEYELPEDALLDMGDFAGAVLKYVRRHPVDRLTICGGFAKLSKLAAGHLDLHSARSQVDKGFLAELARRGGADEALAAEVAGANTGLAALQLCAAAGVPLGDLVATVARDEALAVLRGAPVAVDVICVDRAGTVVGRSAIR, from the coding sequence ATGAGCGGTACGGCGAAAGACGGCGGTGAGCCGAAAGACGGCGGTGAGCCGAAGGACGGCGGTGGCGCGCAGGGTGCCGGCGAGGCCAAGGGTGGTCGTGCCGCCCAACTCAAGCACACAGGTCTGCGGCACGGCTGGACGACCGGTGCCTGTGCGACCGCCGCGACGACGGCCGCGTACACCGCGCTGCTGACCGGCGAGTTCCCGGACCCGGTGACCATCACCCTGCCGAAGGGACAGACCCCGTCCTTCGCGCTCGCGGCCGAGAAGCTGACCGCCGAGAGCGCGATGGCGGGCATCGTGAAGGACGCGGGCGACGACCCGGACGTCACGCACGGCGCGCTGGTCCGGTCCACGGTGCGGCGGCTGCCCGCCGGGGCCGGGGTGGTGTTCCGGGCGGGCCCGGGTGTCGGGACAATCACCCGTCCGGGCCTGCCCCTGCCGGTCGGCGAACCGGCGGTGAACCCGGTCCCCCGGCAGATGATGCGGGACCATGTCGCCGAGGTCGCCGCCCGGCACGGCGGCACCGGCGATGTCGAGATCACCCTCTCCGTCGACCACGGCGAGGAGATCGCCCGCTCCACCTGGAACCCGCGGCTGGGCATCCTCGGCGGTCTGTCCATCCTCGGGACGACAGGGATCGTCGTCCCGTACTCCTGCTCGGCGTGGATCGACTCCATCCGGCGGGGCGTGGACGTGGCGCGGGCGGCCGGGCGCACGCATCTCGCCGGGTGCACGGGGTCGACGTCCGAGAAGACCGTCGTCGCCGAGTACGAACTGCCCGAGGACGCGCTGCTCGACATGGGCGACTTCGCGGGCGCGGTCCTCAAGTACGTGCGCCGCCACCCCGTCGACCGGCTGACCATCTGCGGCGGCTTCGCCAAGCTGTCCAAGCTGGCCGCCGGGCATCTCGATCTGCACTCCGCGCGCTCCCAGGTCGACAAGGGCTTCCTCGCCGAGCTGGCCCGGCGCGGCGGCGCGGACGAGGCCCTGGCCGCCGAGGTCGCGGGCGCCAACACCGGGCTCGCCGCGCTCCAGCTGTGCGCGGCGGCCGGGGTGCCGCTCGGCGATCTGGTGGCGACCGTGGCCCGTGACGAGGCCCTGGCCGTGCTGCGGGGCGCGCCCGTCGCGGTCGACGTCATCTGCGTCGACCGCGCGGGCACGGTCGTGGGCCGCAGCGCGATCCGTTAG
- a CDS encoding cobalt-precorrin-6A reductase, which produces MHVLILGGTTEARRLAELLHGTPGLRLTSSLAGRVASPRLPPGEVRVGGFGGAEGLTAWLREHGVDALIDATHPFAGTMSFHAARAAATSHVPLLALRRPGWAPAPGDHWHDVGSLDEAARLLPTLGRRVFLTTGRMGLAAFAALDDLWFLVRSVDAPEAPHPARMEVLLDRGPFTLAGERELLRRHRVDVLVTKDSGGAATAPKLTAAREAGVPVVVVRRPPVPEGVTVVPDPQAAAHWVEELLTARPRPAHPSG; this is translated from the coding sequence ATGCACGTACTGATACTCGGCGGAACCACGGAGGCCCGCCGCCTCGCCGAGCTGCTGCACGGCACCCCCGGCCTGCGGCTGACCAGCTCCCTCGCCGGACGGGTCGCCAGCCCCCGGCTGCCCCCGGGCGAGGTGCGCGTCGGCGGCTTCGGCGGGGCCGAGGGGCTGACCGCCTGGCTGCGCGAGCACGGGGTGGACGCGCTCATCGACGCCACCCATCCTTTCGCCGGGACCATGAGTTTCCACGCGGCACGGGCTGCCGCCACCTCCCATGTTCCCCTGCTCGCGCTGCGCCGCCCCGGCTGGGCCCCGGCCCCCGGCGACCACTGGCACGACGTCGGCTCACTGGACGAGGCCGCGCGCCTGCTGCCCACGCTGGGCCGACGCGTGTTCCTCACCACCGGACGGATGGGTCTGGCCGCCTTCGCCGCCCTGGACGACCTGTGGTTCCTCGTACGGTCCGTCGACGCGCCCGAGGCCCCGCACCCGGCCCGGATGGAGGTGCTGCTCGACCGGGGCCCCTTCACCCTCGCGGGGGAACGGGAACTGCTCCGCCGCCACCGCGTGGACGTCCTCGTCACGAAGGACAGCGGGGGAGCCGCCACCGCGCCGAAGCTGACCGCCGCGAGGGAGGCCGGGGTGCCCGTAGTCGTCGTACGCAGACCACCCGTCCCCGAGGGCGTCACCGTGGTGCCGGACCCGCAGGCGGCGGCCCACTGGGTCGAGGAGCTGCTCACCGCCCGGCCCCGCCCCGCTCACCCCTCCGGATAG
- a CDS encoding precorrin-2 C(20)-methyltransferase, translating to MRGKLYGVGLGPGDPSLMTVRAVEVISGADVIAYHCARHGRSIARSIAAKHLRADQIEERLMYPLTTETTDHPGGYKGAMEEFYAQASARLAAHLDAGRTVAVLAEGDPLFYGSYMHMHKRLVDRYDTEVVPGVTSVSAAAARLGTPLVEGEEVLTILPGTLPEEELTARLAATDVAVVMKLGRTFTKVRSALEGAGRLDEARYVERATMAGERIAELADVDAESVPYFAVAVLPSQVDAERPEARERGEVVVVGTGPAGPLWLTPESRGALAAADDLVGYTTYLDRVPRRAGQVRHGSDNRVESERAEFALDLARRGRRVAVVSGGDPGVFAMATAVLEVAAQEEYADVPVRVLPGVTAANAAAARAGAPLGHDYATLSLSDRLKPWEVIAERLRAAASADLVLALYNPGSRSRTWQVGKARDLLLEHRAPETPVVVARDVGGSDERVRIVRLANLDPAEVDMRTILLIGSSQTRVVRRGDGEEIVWTPRRYPEG from the coding sequence GTGCGCGGCAAGCTGTACGGGGTGGGGCTCGGCCCCGGTGACCCGTCCCTGATGACCGTGCGGGCCGTCGAGGTGATCTCCGGGGCGGATGTGATCGCGTATCACTGTGCCCGGCACGGCCGTTCCATCGCCCGCTCGATCGCGGCGAAGCATCTGCGCGCCGACCAGATCGAGGAGCGGCTGATGTATCCGCTGACGACGGAGACCACCGATCATCCGGGCGGCTACAAGGGCGCGATGGAGGAGTTCTACGCGCAGGCGTCGGCCCGGCTGGCGGCGCATCTCGACGCGGGGCGCACGGTCGCGGTCCTCGCGGAGGGCGACCCGCTCTTCTACGGCTCGTACATGCATATGCACAAGCGGCTCGTGGACCGCTACGACACCGAGGTCGTCCCCGGGGTCACGTCCGTGTCCGCCGCCGCGGCCCGTCTCGGCACCCCGCTCGTCGAGGGCGAGGAGGTGCTGACGATCCTGCCGGGCACCCTGCCCGAGGAGGAGCTGACCGCACGCCTCGCCGCGACGGACGTGGCCGTGGTGATGAAGCTGGGGCGGACCTTCACCAAGGTGCGGAGCGCGCTGGAGGGGGCGGGGCGGCTCGACGAGGCCCGCTATGTCGAGCGGGCCACCATGGCCGGGGAGCGGATCGCCGAACTGGCGGACGTGGACGCGGAGTCGGTGCCGTACTTCGCGGTGGCCGTGCTGCCCAGCCAGGTCGACGCCGAACGGCCCGAGGCGCGGGAGCGGGGTGAGGTCGTGGTGGTCGGTACCGGTCCGGCCGGTCCGCTGTGGCTGACGCCCGAGTCGCGGGGCGCGCTGGCCGCCGCCGACGACCTGGTCGGCTACACCACCTATCTGGACCGGGTGCCGCGGCGGGCGGGGCAGGTCCGGCACGGCTCGGACAACCGGGTCGAGTCGGAGCGCGCCGAGTTCGCCCTCGATCTGGCCCGGCGCGGGCGGCGGGTCGCGGTCGTCTCCGGCGGCGACCCGGGGGTCTTCGCCATGGCGACGGCCGTGCTGGAGGTCGCCGCGCAGGAGGAGTACGCGGACGTCCCGGTGCGGGTGCTGCCGGGGGTGACCGCCGCCAATGCCGCCGCCGCCCGTGCGGGCGCCCCCCTCGGCCACGACTACGCCACGCTCTCCCTCTCCGACCGGCTCAAGCCCTGGGAGGTCATCGCCGAGCGGCTGCGCGCGGCGGCCTCGGCGGACCTGGTGCTGGCCCTGTACAACCCCGGGTCGCGCAGCCGCACCTGGCAGGTGGGCAAGGCGCGTGACCTGCTGTTGGAGCACCGGGCGCCGGAGACCCCGGTCGTGGTCGCGCGGGACGTGGGCGGCTCCGACGAGCGCGTACGGATCGTCCGGCTGGCCAACCTGGACCCCGCCGAGGTCGACATGCGCACGATCCTGCTGATCGGTTCCTCGCAGACCCGGGTGGTACGGCGCGGCGACGGCGAGGAGATCGTCTGGACGCCGCGGCGCTATCCGGAGGGGTGA
- a CDS encoding precorrin-8X methylmutase — translation MTLVNNTRTKTTESSEKTTVTTYDYQYEKDGPAIYRQSFATIRAEADLAALPADVSQVAVRMIHACGMVDLVRDLVYTPDAVARARAALRAGAPIFTDVRMVASGVTRKRLPADNDVLCTLSDPAVPELAAKLGTTRSAAALELWRDRLEGSVVAVGNAPTALFRLLEMIDEGAPRPAVVIGVPVGFVGAAESKDALAAHPSGLDHIVVRGRRGGSAIAAAALNAIASEEE, via the coding sequence ATGACCCTTGTGAACAACACCCGTACGAAGACGACCGAGAGCAGCGAGAAGACCACCGTGACCACGTACGACTACCAGTACGAGAAGGACGGCCCGGCGATCTACCGGCAGTCCTTCGCCACCATCCGCGCGGAGGCGGACCTCGCGGCGCTGCCCGCCGATGTCAGCCAGGTCGCGGTCCGGATGATCCACGCCTGCGGAATGGTCGACCTCGTACGGGACCTGGTGTACACGCCCGACGCGGTGGCCCGCGCCCGTGCGGCCCTGCGCGCCGGGGCGCCCATCTTCACGGATGTGCGGATGGTGGCCAGCGGGGTGACCCGCAAGCGGCTGCCCGCCGACAACGACGTGCTGTGCACGCTCTCCGACCCGGCCGTCCCCGAGCTGGCGGCGAAGCTGGGCACCACCCGCAGCGCCGCCGCCCTGGAGCTGTGGCGGGACCGGCTGGAGGGCTCGGTCGTGGCCGTCGGCAACGCGCCGACCGCGCTGTTCCGGCTGCTGGAGATGATCGACGAGGGCGCGCCCCGGCCCGCCGTCGTCATCGGGGTGCCGGTCGGGTTCGTCGGCGCAGCCGAGTCCAAGGACGCGCTGGCCGCGCATCCGTCGGGCCTGGACCACATCGTCGTACGCGGCCGTCGCGGCGGAAGTGCCATCGCCGCCGCCGCGCTCAACGCGATCGCGAGTGAGGAAGAGTGA
- the cobG gene encoding precorrin-3B synthase, protein MSSASPLPSSSQATVAPRDRGDACPGTLRLHAADDGPLARVRVPGGVLTVRQAEALAEAARRLGDGDLHLTSRGNVQLRGLADGCGGALAESLDAAGLLPSAGHERVRNIVASPLSGLDGRGLRDVRPWLTALDTALCASAAAPELSGRFLFALDDGRGDVAGLDADVTVRAAEDGGALLSLGTADEVLSVPAEDAARAALTAAETFLTAARESGARVWRVTELPRRGGLPGLVRDRLTADGIAVGSRTVPGTAPAGAEGPPPGAVGDALSVHVPLGRLTGLQWRELTALAATTAGRELRLTPWRGVVVPVPGLGEERTGKERAGEALARLSVTGLVTDPASPWLRVGACIGRPGCAKSLADVRADATTSLTAAGRAGLPLYWSGCERRCGHPRGERIDVVAVPGGGYDLTRTSTSTSTAHEPRTTHMADPGRLATALAAITS, encoded by the coding sequence ATGTCCTCCGCGTCTCCCCTTCCCTCATCGTCCCAGGCCACAGTGGCCCCACGGGACCGGGGCGACGCCTGCCCGGGGACGTTGCGGCTGCACGCGGCGGACGACGGGCCGCTGGCCCGGGTCCGGGTCCCCGGTGGGGTGCTGACCGTGCGCCAGGCCGAGGCGCTCGCGGAGGCGGCCCGGCGGCTCGGCGACGGTGATCTTCACCTCACCTCGCGCGGCAATGTCCAGCTGCGGGGGCTGGCCGACGGCTGCGGGGGCGCGCTCGCCGAGTCCCTGGACGCGGCCGGACTGCTGCCCTCCGCCGGGCACGAACGGGTGCGCAACATCGTGGCCTCTCCCCTGTCCGGCCTCGACGGGCGGGGCCTGCGGGACGTACGGCCCTGGCTGACGGCCCTCGACACGGCGCTGTGCGCGAGCGCGGCGGCCCCGGAGTTGTCGGGCCGGTTCCTGTTCGCGCTCGACGACGGGCGCGGGGATGTGGCCGGACTCGACGCCGATGTGACCGTCCGGGCGGCCGAGGACGGCGGCGCGCTGCTGAGCCTCGGCACGGCCGACGAGGTCCTGTCGGTGCCCGCCGAGGACGCGGCCCGTGCCGCGCTGACGGCCGCCGAGACCTTTCTGACGGCGGCCCGGGAGAGCGGGGCCCGGGTCTGGCGTGTGACGGAACTCCCACGGCGGGGCGGGCTGCCCGGCCTGGTCCGCGACCGGCTGACCGCCGACGGGATCGCTGTCGGGAGCCGGACCGTCCCGGGGACGGCCCCGGCCGGAGCCGAGGGGCCGCCGCCCGGCGCCGTCGGTGACGCCCTCTCCGTACATGTCCCGCTCGGGCGCCTCACCGGCCTCCAGTGGCGGGAGTTGACCGCGCTCGCGGCCACCACCGCCGGCCGGGAACTGCGGTTGACCCCCTGGCGGGGAGTCGTCGTCCCGGTCCCGGGCCTGGGCGAGGAACGGACGGGCAAGGAACGGGCGGGCGAGGCGCTCGCCCGGCTCTCGGTGACCGGCCTGGTCACCGATCCCGCTTCTCCCTGGCTGCGCGTGGGCGCCTGCATCGGGCGGCCCGGCTGCGCGAAGTCCCTGGCGGACGTACGGGCGGACGCGACCACGAGCCTGACGGCGGCCGGGCGCGCGGGCCTCCCCCTGTACTGGTCCGGCTGCGAGCGGCGCTGCGGCCACCCGCGCGGCGAACGGATCGACGTGGTGGCCGTGCCGGGCGGCGGCTACGACCTGACCCGCACCAGCACCAGCACCAGCACCGCGCACGAACCCCGCACCACACACATGGCCGACCCCGGTCGGCTCGCCACCGCCCTGGCGGCGATCACCTCATGA